The Antarcticibacterium sp. 1MA-6-2 genome has a window encoding:
- a CDS encoding LytTR family DNA-binding domain-containing protein encodes MRAIAIDDEPMALEIVKSHALKVPFLDLAAQFTDAFKALEYLQKEKIDLIFLDIKMPDISGLDFFNSLSKKPLVIFTTAYTEHAVTSFELDAVDYLLKPFSLARFVKSCNKAYELFNYRNSTEPEDYLFVKDGYDQLKIRFDEILFLEAAGNYVTFTLQDKKVLTRSTFAEAINLLPSEKFVRIHRSYIVAVSKIEKVERHQVTIKGIKVPVSGAYRDDLQKALG; translated from the coding sequence ATGAGAGCAATTGCAATTGATGATGAACCTATGGCTTTGGAGATCGTAAAATCCCATGCCTTAAAGGTTCCGTTTCTGGACTTAGCTGCACAGTTTACAGATGCTTTTAAGGCTCTTGAATATCTGCAGAAGGAGAAAATAGATCTTATTTTCCTGGACATCAAAATGCCTGATATTTCCGGACTCGATTTTTTCAATAGTCTAAGCAAAAAACCCCTGGTTATTTTTACCACAGCTTATACCGAACACGCGGTCACCAGCTTTGAACTGGATGCTGTAGATTATCTTCTGAAGCCTTTTTCTCTGGCCCGTTTCGTGAAAAGTTGCAATAAAGCATACGAACTCTTTAACTATAGGAACTCTACTGAACCTGAGGATTATCTGTTCGTAAAAGATGGTTATGACCAGCTGAAGATCCGGTTTGATGAAATACTTTTTCTTGAAGCCGCAGGAAACTACGTGACTTTTACTTTACAGGATAAGAAGGTGCTTACCAGGAGTACTTTTGCCGAAGCAATAAACCTTTTACCTTCAGAAAAATTTGTACGGATTCACCGCTCTTATATAGTTGCGGTGAGTAAAATAGAAAAGGTGGAAAGACACCAGGTAACTATCAAAGGCATAAAGGTTCCTGTAAGTGGGGCGTACCGTGATGATTTACAGAAAGCTTTAGGCTGA
- a CDS encoding ABC transporter ATP-binding protein, whose translation MKDQTILRIQDVSKAYPNGVQALQNVSLTIPPGMYGLLGPNGAGKSTLMRILATLQDPDKGQISFGKIDVVRQKEELRKTLGYLPQEFGLYKNVSAENLLNHFAVLKGITSKPDRKEVTEALLRQTNLWDVRKQKLGGYSGGMKQRFGVAVALIGNPKLMIVDEPTAGLDPAERVRFLNLLSELGENSAVILSTHIVEDVSELCTRMAIINKGKILLEAEPIQSVNDLQGKIWRRILSKTEFVAIEKAHSVISTKLLSGQTVVHIYSEEDPGDMFEPVTADLEDVYFCTMAGFIGNKELNNKEVLL comes from the coding sequence ATGAAAGATCAAACTATTTTACGAATTCAGGATGTTTCAAAAGCATATCCTAACGGCGTGCAGGCGCTTCAAAATGTCTCTCTAACAATTCCACCGGGAATGTACGGGCTCCTGGGACCTAATGGAGCCGGAAAATCTACGCTGATGCGAATTTTAGCAACCCTACAGGATCCTGATAAAGGTCAAATCTCATTTGGAAAAATTGATGTCGTCCGGCAAAAAGAGGAGCTTCGGAAAACCCTTGGATACCTGCCGCAGGAATTTGGCCTTTATAAAAATGTGAGTGCTGAAAATCTTCTGAATCATTTCGCAGTGCTGAAAGGTATTACCTCTAAACCAGATCGTAAAGAAGTAACTGAAGCACTTCTCAGGCAGACAAATCTCTGGGATGTAAGGAAACAGAAACTTGGTGGTTATTCCGGCGGAATGAAACAGAGATTTGGAGTTGCTGTGGCACTGATAGGTAATCCTAAACTAATGATTGTTGATGAACCTACAGCAGGATTGGATCCCGCAGAAAGAGTCCGCTTCCTGAATTTGCTCAGTGAGCTTGGTGAAAATTCTGCAGTGATCCTGTCAACTCACATTGTTGAGGATGTTTCTGAACTCTGTACAAGAATGGCCATTATTAATAAAGGAAAAATTCTTCTGGAAGCAGAACCCATTCAATCAGTAAATGATCTTCAGGGAAAAATATGGCGCCGGATTCTTAGTAAAACAGAATTTGTCGCAATTGAAAAAGCACATTCCGTAATATCCACTAAACTTCTTTCAGGACAAACCGTGGTACACATTTACAGCGAAGAAGATCCCGGAGATATGTTTGAACCCGTAACAGCCGATCTTGAAGATGTTTACTTCTGCACAATGGCTGGATTTATAGGAAATAAAGAATTAAACAACAAGGAGGTACTGTTATGA
- a CDS encoding sensor histidine kinase: MTRTYTLLEKLEFWLATALYGIAVTAIFSEGGREEGALFGIYYLKDILIMSVLYFSFLLLNLIIIPGIRLKDSLWINSLAITVIIVASVFLIPELGRNFILILLAGYFLIKFGIIFLWKRLRAFREEKGSFYTGILMAVVFYLLLMFFLFGGNAELLALGIPGILLPFAIILYSYSFRRLIPGAMEKKHPFRNFLWKVLLVLLAAAVPLGILAYVLLQDEELPFVINMMNFFFQFLFTVPLAWFTYKRHISGKEEIKTLQKELGQSTAKFDFLRSQINPHFLFNALNTLYGTAIQENAERTGEGIQQLGDMMRFMLHENMQEKISLAREIEYLQNYINLQRLRTDPNPNMTIHTEIQEQENYFQISPMLLIPFVENAFKHGISFRHPSHIKISLEQKAKKFILMCITASIQDRRMIRKKTRAELGFQMLRKGWGCCIPGSMN; this comes from the coding sequence ATGACCCGGACTTATACCTTATTAGAAAAACTGGAATTCTGGTTGGCGACGGCACTATATGGTATAGCTGTAACTGCTATTTTTTCTGAAGGGGGCAGGGAAGAAGGGGCTCTTTTTGGAATTTATTATCTTAAGGATATTCTTATAATGTCTGTTCTATATTTCTCTTTTCTACTGCTGAACTTAATCATCATTCCGGGGATCAGGCTAAAGGATTCACTTTGGATCAATTCTCTTGCAATCACTGTTATTATTGTTGCTTCGGTTTTTCTTATTCCCGAGCTCGGGAGAAATTTCATTCTGATTTTACTGGCAGGTTATTTTCTGATAAAATTTGGAATAATCTTCCTTTGGAAAAGATTAAGGGCATTTAGGGAAGAAAAAGGAAGTTTCTATACAGGCATATTAATGGCAGTGGTGTTTTACCTTCTCTTAATGTTTTTTTTATTCGGAGGAAATGCGGAATTACTTGCATTAGGGATCCCCGGAATTTTACTTCCGTTTGCTATAATCCTTTACAGTTATTCCTTCCGGCGTCTTATTCCGGGCGCTATGGAGAAAAAGCATCCGTTTCGAAATTTCCTGTGGAAGGTTTTACTTGTTCTCCTGGCGGCAGCGGTTCCTTTGGGAATTCTCGCATATGTGCTTTTGCAGGATGAAGAGCTGCCTTTTGTAATTAATATGATGAATTTCTTTTTTCAGTTCTTGTTTACTGTGCCACTTGCCTGGTTTACTTATAAGCGCCATATAAGTGGAAAAGAGGAAATAAAAACCTTGCAGAAAGAGTTAGGACAATCTACTGCGAAATTTGATTTTTTGCGGTCGCAGATAAATCCTCATTTTCTTTTTAATGCCCTAAATACTCTTTACGGAACGGCAATCCAGGAAAATGCAGAACGAACAGGCGAGGGTATTCAGCAACTGGGTGATATGATGAGGTTCATGCTTCACGAAAATATGCAGGAGAAAATATCTTTAGCCAGGGAAATAGAATATCTTCAGAATTATATAAATCTGCAACGCCTGCGAACCGATCCTAATCCCAATATGACCATTCATACTGAAATCCAGGAGCAGGAAAATTATTTTCAAATTTCACCAATGTTGCTTATACCTTTTGTTGAAAACGCTTTTAAGCACGGAATAAGTTTTAGACATCCATCTCATATAAAGATTTCACTGGAACAAAAGGCGAAAAAATTTATTTTGATGTGTATAACAGCAAGCATCCAAGACCGGAGAATGATCCGGAAAAAGACAAGAGCGGAATTGGGCTTCCAAATGTTAAGGAAAGGCTGGGGTTGCTGTATCCCGGGAAGCATGAATTGA